A window of the Nitrospira sp. genome harbors these coding sequences:
- a CDS encoding HAD-IIIA family hydrolase, which translates to MFATDVDGVLTDAGMYYSESGDEWKKFNTRDGMGIKLLQKAGLITAIVTQERTRLVARRAEKLAISELHQGAFDKLPVIRDMAMRHGISLRQVAYIGDDVNDIEALQAVGFSAAPADSLPQVLKIVNYVCRHKGGEGAVRELAEIILLSRSEAKSIKRRR; encoded by the coding sequence CTGTTTGCGACTGATGTGGATGGAGTCCTCACCGATGCCGGCATGTATTATTCCGAGTCGGGTGATGAGTGGAAGAAGTTCAACACCCGTGATGGAATGGGGATCAAATTGCTGCAGAAGGCCGGCCTTATCACAGCGATTGTGACGCAGGAACGAACCAGGCTGGTCGCTCGCCGGGCGGAAAAGCTTGCTATTTCCGAGCTTCATCAGGGGGCGTTCGACAAGTTGCCCGTGATCCGCGACATGGCGATGCGACATGGCATCTCACTCAGGCAAGTTGCGTACATCGGTGACGACGTCAATGACATCGAGGCCTTGCAGGCAGTAGGATTCTCAGCGGCTCCGGCGGATAGTCTTCCGCAAGTGTTGAAGATCGTCAACTATGTTTGCCGACACAAGGGGGGAGAGGGGGCTGTCAGAGAGCTCGCCGAAATAATACTGTTGTCTCGGAGCGAGGCAAAGAGCATCAAGCGACGACGTTAA
- a CDS encoding phosphomannomutase/phosphoglucomutase, with amino-acid sequence MGLFREYDLRGIVGTELTEDLAERLGRAYSTYVSVRGVNRISVGRDGRLSSPSLHKALLKGLLAGGLDIIDIGICPSPLVYFSLFTLPVGGGIMITGSHNAAEYNGFKICVGKTAIHGEEIQELRRVMEEGTFVSGSGHLSEHPIIPDYLAYIRKNFSHVQARRLHVVIDSGNGAASLVAKQALELLGCKVTGLYCDLDGRFPNHHPDPTVLENLSDLMRAVKEHGADVGIGYDGDADRIGAVDEQGNVLWGDRLLVLYARDILAVKPGSTIISEVKASQSLYDDIVKRGGRAIMWKTGHSLMKAKMKEEAAVLAGEMSGHMFFADRYFGYDDAVYASCRLVEILAKAGQPLSALVSDLPRSVVTPEIRVDLPDTVKFDVVERIRQSFTEYLMTRQGLGPKKLTLQNLITIDGVRAIFDEGWGLVRASNTQPALVLRFEATSSAQLNIIRALIENELASAKRALGC; translated from the coding sequence ATGGGACTTTTTCGAGAATATGATCTCCGAGGAATTGTCGGTACCGAATTGACCGAGGATCTGGCCGAACGGTTGGGCCGAGCCTATTCCACGTATGTGAGTGTACGTGGGGTGAACCGGATCAGCGTGGGGCGCGATGGTCGGTTGAGTTCCCCCTCTCTTCACAAGGCGCTTCTGAAGGGGTTGCTTGCCGGCGGGTTGGATATTATCGACATCGGAATTTGCCCTTCCCCCTTGGTGTACTTCTCATTGTTTACCTTGCCGGTCGGCGGCGGCATCATGATCACCGGGAGCCACAACGCGGCTGAATATAATGGATTCAAGATCTGTGTCGGCAAAACCGCCATCCATGGAGAAGAAATTCAAGAACTTCGAAGAGTGATGGAAGAAGGCACGTTCGTATCAGGAAGCGGACATCTCTCCGAGCATCCGATCATTCCCGACTATCTGGCGTATATCCGGAAAAACTTCTCTCATGTCCAAGCGAGGCGACTGCATGTCGTGATCGATAGCGGAAACGGTGCGGCCTCTCTTGTTGCGAAACAAGCCCTTGAATTGTTGGGATGTAAAGTAACGGGGCTCTATTGCGATCTCGACGGACGCTTTCCCAATCACCATCCGGACCCCACGGTCCTCGAAAACCTCTCCGACCTCATGCGAGCAGTGAAGGAGCATGGGGCCGATGTGGGAATCGGGTATGACGGGGATGCGGACCGAATCGGGGCTGTCGACGAACAGGGCAATGTTCTGTGGGGAGACCGCCTCCTGGTTCTCTACGCGAGAGATATCCTGGCTGTGAAGCCGGGCAGCACTATCATCTCGGAAGTCAAGGCATCGCAGAGTCTTTACGATGACATTGTCAAGCGCGGCGGACGCGCCATCATGTGGAAGACCGGCCATTCGCTGATGAAGGCGAAAATGAAGGAAGAGGCGGCGGTATTGGCCGGTGAAATGTCGGGGCACATGTTTTTTGCCGATCGATATTTCGGGTATGACGATGCAGTGTATGCCTCGTGCCGGCTCGTAGAAATATTGGCGAAGGCCGGACAGCCGCTTTCCGCTTTAGTGTCGGATCTGCCCCGGTCGGTCGTCACGCCAGAGATACGAGTGGATCTTCCTGATACCGTCAAGTTCGATGTCGTTGAGCGGATTCGCCAGAGCTTCACCGAGTACTTGATGACCAGGCAAGGCCTCGGGCCGAAAAAACTGACGCTTCAAAACCTGATCACGATCGACGGCGTCCGTGCGATATTCGATGAGGGATGGGGGCTGGTCAGAGCTTCCAACACCCAACCAGCCTTAGTATTGCGATTTGAAGCAACCTCTTCCGCACAACTCAACATCATTCGGGCGCTCATAGAAAATGAACTCGCGTCGGCGAAGCGAGCGCTCGGGTGCTAA
- a CDS encoding mannose-1-phosphate guanylyltransferase/mannose-6-phosphate isomerase — translation MARKSILYPVIMAGGSGTRFWPLSRHLFPKQLLRISGEYTLIQQTMRRVIGCAPAANVLISTNSAQADLIRAQLADWKEELTNGFLLEPEGRNTAPAIALAALEVLTRDPDGLMLVVPADHVVTGQRDFETAVRLASQLAAEGYLVTFGIKPIRPETGYGYIKPKGKTLLGQQGKLRGYLVQQFVEKPNAAKAAQYVKAGGYFWNSGMFVWRAATILEEIGLHQPAIMAAMERIRKLKIDGVPKQSIDDVYRRIASVSIDTGVMERSSKAAVVPVTFQWSDVGSWGSLDEVAEKDRAGNVVAGRVIDLESEHSIVYADRRVVATIGLQNMVVVDTPDATLVCPKSRAQDVKKIVDILKQQQAPEHLEHLTVQRPWGSYTVLEEGPGFKVKRVTVNPGGRLSLQMHHQRSEHWVVISGTARVTRDQEVFDLKVGESTAIPVKTKHRLENPGQETVHIIEVQNGPYLGEDDIVRFKDDYGRDVNREALNVKRET, via the coding sequence ATGGCGCGCAAATCCATACTGTATCCGGTGATTATGGCGGGAGGGAGCGGGACCAGATTTTGGCCGTTGAGCCGCCATCTGTTCCCCAAGCAACTCTTGCGGATCAGTGGGGAGTACACGCTCATTCAACAGACCATGCGGCGGGTCATAGGCTGTGCGCCGGCCGCCAACGTACTGATTTCGACAAATTCAGCGCAAGCCGACCTCATCCGTGCGCAATTGGCCGACTGGAAAGAGGAGCTCACGAATGGATTCCTCCTCGAGCCGGAAGGGCGTAACACGGCGCCTGCCATTGCGTTGGCGGCGCTCGAGGTGCTGACACGTGATCCTGACGGCCTCATGCTGGTGGTGCCAGCTGACCATGTGGTGACAGGACAGCGCGACTTTGAGACTGCGGTCCGATTGGCCTCACAATTGGCGGCCGAAGGCTACTTGGTCACGTTCGGGATCAAGCCGATCAGGCCGGAGACTGGTTACGGCTACATCAAACCGAAGGGTAAAACGCTCCTGGGTCAACAGGGAAAGTTGCGAGGGTATCTCGTTCAACAATTCGTGGAGAAGCCTAACGCTGCTAAGGCAGCTCAGTACGTGAAAGCAGGCGGCTATTTTTGGAACAGCGGCATGTTTGTTTGGCGTGCCGCAACGATCTTGGAGGAGATAGGCCTTCACCAGCCGGCGATCATGGCCGCAATGGAACGGATCAGGAAGCTGAAAATAGACGGTGTCCCAAAGCAGTCGATCGACGATGTCTATCGCCGAATCGCGTCGGTCTCTATCGATACCGGTGTCATGGAACGGTCGTCGAAGGCAGCCGTGGTGCCGGTGACGTTTCAGTGGTCTGATGTCGGGAGCTGGGGCAGCTTGGACGAAGTGGCGGAGAAGGACAGGGCCGGCAATGTGGTCGCCGGACGGGTGATCGACCTGGAGAGCGAGCACTCGATCGTCTATGCGGATCGTCGTGTCGTAGCGACGATCGGGCTGCAAAACATGGTGGTGGTGGACACTCCGGATGCCACGCTGGTCTGTCCGAAATCTCGAGCGCAGGATGTAAAAAAGATCGTCGACATCCTGAAACAGCAACAGGCGCCCGAACATTTGGAACATCTGACCGTTCAGCGCCCATGGGGATCATATACGGTGCTGGAAGAAGGTCCGGGATTCAAAGTCAAACGTGTTACGGTGAACCCAGGTGGTCGCCTCTCACTCCAGATGCATCATCAACGCAGCGAACATTGGGTGGTGATCAGCGGTACCGCACGTGTGACAAGGGATCAGGAGGTGTTCGATTTAAAGGTTGGCGAGAGTACGGCCATTCCGGTAAAAACCAAGCATCGATTGGAAAACCCCGGGCAGGAGACGGTGCATATTATCGAGGTGCAGAACGGGCCCTATCTTGGTGAGGATGATATCGTGCGATTCAAGGATGACTACGGAAGGGACGTTAATCGTGAAGCGTTAAACGTGAAACGCGAGACGTGA